ACGGCATCGTCCTGGACCTGGGCGGATACACCATCCGCCGCACTGGCCCGGAGAACAAGAACTCACAAGGCATCGTGATCGCCAGGGGCTGGATGGTGCGCAATGGCACGGTCAAGGGATTCGGCCGGGCCGTCATGATCCCTCCCGGCTCGGGCACGTTGAACGTGCGGCTCCACAAGCTCGCGCTCCTCGACAACACCTCGGCTGTCTACAACTACGCCACCACGAACTTCCTCATCACGGAGTGCCGTGTGAGCGGGAACGGCGTCGGGCTGAACCGGGAGCTGGATGCGGGCTTCGGTGGTTTCGACGTGAGGTCGTCGGTGTTCACCCACAACGAGCTCGCGATGCTCGGGGACTTCCACTCCATCGACGTGCTCGACTCCACGTTCACGTCCAATGGGCGCGTCTTCCTCTGCTGGGAGAGCAACATCCGCATCAGGTCGAGCACGATCGCGTGGAACGACGCAGTGGGCAACATCCCCAATGACCCAGGCTTCCGCCTCTGCAGGCAGATACGGTTCGAGAACACGCTCATCGCGAACAACGCCGCGTTCGCGCCGGCCACCGATCCGGTCTGGAATCCGCTCAATCTCTCGATGCTCGACACCCTGGTCGTCCGCAACGGTACGGGGCTGGAGGCAGCGGCCGGGATGGTCTACATCGACGGCAACACCTTCTATGACAACGCGAGCGGCCTGACCCTGTCCGACCGCGCGGGGTTCCCTTACACCTCGCTCACGGGCATCGTCCGCGGCAATCAGTTCCTGGCCAACGACGGCGATGGACTCCGGGTGCAGCCGCCCAGCACACCCACGGTGCTCAACAACCTCGCCCTGGGCAACGCGGGCTTCGGCATCTACGCGCCCACGGCCTCCGACGGCGGCGGAAACGTCGCGCGCGGCAACACCGCGGGCGACTGCGTGGGCATCGTCTGCGCCATGTACTGACTCACACGAAGTGACGTAGGCTCTCCGCCCCAAGGGCTCCACGCGAGCCATCCTCTTGGAAGCTCGCCATGCGCCATACATCCCTGACCCGTCTCGCCTCCGCGACCCTCTGCGCCCTCGCCGCCGTCTCGCTCCTCACGGCCGCCGACACGCGAAAGCCCACCACCCAATGGCTCGCTCGCCCCTCCGAGGCCGCGCGCATCGCCCGTGTGGAGGCAGGACTCTCCCCCGTGGCCCTTCCCGGCGAGCAGACCCGCCGCCTCTCCCTCCAGGAGTGGATGGCGCTGTACAAGATTCCCGGACTGAGCATCGCTGTGTTCGACAAGGGATCGCTCGTCTGGGCCAGGGGTTATGGCGTGAAGCAGTCCGGCGGCACTGACCCCGTCACCCCCGACACCCTCTTCCAGGCTGCCTCCATCAGCAAGCCCGTGACGACCCTGGCGGTGCTGCACCACGCCGAGAAGCGCGGGTGGTCGCTCGACGGGAACATCAACGACCAGCTCGTCTCGTGGAAGGTGCCCGACAACGAGTACACGAAGGAACAGAAGGTCACCCTGCGCCGGCTGCTCTCCCACAGCGCGGGGACGACGGTCCAGGGCTTCAAGGGCTACGCGGCCAACGAGCCCGTGCCCACGCTCCGGCAGGTTCTCGACGGCGAGAAGCCCGCGAACTCCTCTCCCGTGCGCGTCGACACCGTGCCCGGCACGCTGACGCGCTACAGCGGTGGCGGCACGCTCATCGTCCAGCAGATGCTGATGGACCAGCTCCACCAGCCGTTTCCGCGAATCATGCGGGAGGGCGTCCTCGCCCCCCTGGGCCTGAAGCACAGCACCTACGAGCAGCCACTGCCCAAGAAGCTGCAGCCCCTCGCC
Above is a window of Cystobacter fuscus DNA encoding:
- a CDS encoding right-handed parallel beta-helix repeat-containing protein, with the protein product MTTLFTGAPDVQARGTTPSDADGEVTFTAGLTVHCGDTLTTHTRLTHDLHCPSSAPFALQLDGDGIVLDLGGYTIRRTGPENKNSQGIVIARGWMVRNGTVKGFGRAVMIPPGSGTLNVRLHKLALLDNTSAVYNYATTNFLITECRVSGNGVGLNRELDAGFGGFDVRSSVFTHNELAMLGDFHSIDVLDSTFTSNGRVFLCWESNIRIRSSTIAWNDAVGNIPNDPGFRLCRQIRFENTLIANNAAFAPATDPVWNPLNLSMLDTLVVRNGTGLEAAAGMVYIDGNTFYDNASGLTLSDRAGFPYTSLTGIVRGNQFLANDGDGLRVQPPSTPTVLNNLALGNAGFGIYAPTASDGGGNVARGNTAGDCVGIVCAMY
- a CDS encoding serine hydrolase, with protein sequence MRHTSLTRLASATLCALAAVSLLTAADTRKPTTQWLARPSEAARIARVEAGLSPVALPGEQTRRLSLQEWMALYKIPGLSIAVFDKGSLVWARGYGVKQSGGTDPVTPDTLFQAASISKPVTTLAVLHHAEKRGWSLDGNINDQLVSWKVPDNEYTKEQKVTLRRLLSHSAGTTVQGFKGYAANEPVPTLRQVLDGEKPANSSPVRVDTVPGTLTRYSGGGTLIVQQMLMDQLHQPFPRIMREGVLAPLGLKHSTYEQPLPKKLQPLAATGTRSGGASVEGRWHTYPELAAAGLWTTPTDLARIALEVSKAWNGESQRVLSQSMAKQMLTRQSESFGLGFQLRPGKEWFGHGGGNEGFKCSLMAFADSGSGVAIMTNSDDGWRIFERLTASVATEYGWKGFTAEPDSPSMTADLLARLEGTDAAIAWLKERRRTAPEETLSSGILNDIGYSLLRGGKVADAVKVFEANVELYPEDANTHDSLGEAYLEVGRKDEAITRYKKSLELNPKNDNAARMLEELGASSSK